In one window of Episyrphus balteatus chromosome 3, idEpiBalt1.1, whole genome shotgun sequence DNA:
- the LOC129913528 gene encoding cytoplasmic aconitate hydratase-like, whose amino-acid sequence MAGANPYAHFQKTFNYEGTDYKYFDLASLDPKFDQLPYSVRVLLESAVRNCDNFHILEKDVQSILGWSPSAKQGENDVEVSFKPARVILQDFTGVPAVVDFAAMRDAVLSLKGNPEKINPICPADLVIDHSVQVDFARTTDALSKNQNLEFERNKERFTFLKWGARAFNNMLIVPPGSGIVHQVNLEYLARVVFEDDIEGGKILYPDSVVGTDSHTTMINGLGVLGWGVGGIEAEAVMLGQSISMLLPEVIGYKLVGKLNPLVTSTDLVLTITKNLRQLGVVGKFVEFYGPGVSELSIADRATISNMCPEYGATVGYFPIDLNTLAYMRQTNRAEKKIQIIQQYLEKSHQLRDFSNESQDPIYTETITLDLGNVVTSVSGPKRPHDRVSVTDMKADFQSCLTSKVGFKGFEIAPDTLSTSGTFQWDDGKTYKITHGSVVIAAITSCTNTSNPSVMLGAGMLAKNAIEKGLSIAPYIKTSLSPGSGVVTYYLRESGVIPYLEQLGFDVVGYGCMTCIGNSGPLDDNVVNTIEKNGLVCCGVLSGNRNFEGRIHPNTRANYLASPLLVIAYAIAGRVDIDFETEPIGVNAKGEKVFLREIWPTRNEIQKVENTHVIPAMFQEVYSKIEMGSEDWQKLEVSDGQLYPWSGESTYIKRPPFFDGMTRQLPEIKSLKNARCLLFLGDSVTTDHISPAGSIARNSPAARYLSERGLTPRDFNSYGSRRGNDAIMARGTFANIRLVNKLVTKTGPRTLHIPSHEEMDVFDCAERYKEEGTSLIAVVGKEYGSGSSRDWAAKGPFLLGIKAVIAESFERIHRSNLVGMGIIPLQFLPGQSAESLNLNGREVYNISLPENIKPLQKIEVEADGRIFEAIVRFDTEVDITYFKNGGILNYMIRKMLD is encoded by the exons ATCAATTGCCCTACTCTGTTCGTGTTCTATTGGAATCTGCTGTTCGTAACTGTGATAACTTTCATATCTTGGAAAAGGATGTTCAAAGTATTTTGGGATGGTCTCCAAGTGCCAAACAAGGAGAAAATGATGTCGAAGTATCATTTAAGCCAGCCAGAGTTATCTTACaa gaTTTCACTGGTGTACCAGCAGTTGTCGACTTTGCTGCTATGCGTGACGCCGTACTAAGTTTGAAGGGAAatccagaaaaaattaatccCATCTGTCCAGCTGATCTTGTTATCGATCATTCTGTTCAAGTTGATTTTGCAAGAAC AACTGATGCTTTGAGCAAGAATCAAAATCTTGAATTTGAACGCAACAAGGAAAGATTTACATTTTTGAAG TGGGGAGCTCGTGCATTCAACAATATGTTAATTGTTCCACCTGGTTCTGGTATTGTACATCAAGTCAATTTGGAATACTTGGCACGTGTTGTTTTCGAAGATGATATAGAAGGCGGAAAGATTCTCTATCCCGATAGTGTTGTTGGAACTGATTCACACACCACCATGATAAATGGTCTTGGAGTACTTGGTTGGGGTGTTGGAg GAATTGAAGCTGAAGCTGTTATGTTGGGTCAATCGATTTCCATGTTGTTGCCAGAAGTTATTGGTTACAAATTGGTTGGAAAATTGAATCCACTTGTAACATCAACTGATTTGGTGCTGACAATTACCAAAAATCTCCGACAATTAGGTGTTGTTGGTAAATTTGTAGAATTCTATGGTCCAGGTGTATCTGAGTTGAGTATAGCTGATCGTGCCACAATCAGTAATATGTGTCCTGAATACGGTGCTACTGTTGGTTATTTCCCAATTGATTTGAATACTTTGGCTTATATGAGACAAACAA ATCGAGctgaaaagaaaattcaaattattcagCAATATTTGGAGAAATCCCATCAATTGCGAGACTTTTCCAATGAGTCTCAGGATCCAATTTATACAGAG ACCATCACCCTCGATCTTGGAAATGTGGTCACATCTGTGTCAGGTCCAAAACGTCCTCACGATCGAGTCTCTGTTACTGACATGAAGGCAGATTTTCAATCCTGTTTGACCAGCAAG GTCGGCTTCAAAGGATTCGAAATTGCACCAGATACACTTTCCACTTCTGGCACATTCCAATGGGACGATGGCAAAACCTACAAGATCACCCATGGATCTGTGGTCATAGCAGCCATCACCTCGTGTACAAACACAAGCAATCCTTCGGTGATGCTAGGTGCTGGTATGCTAGCAAAGAATGCCATTGAAAAGGGTCTTTCCATTGCTCCATACATCAAGACATCACTGTCACCGGGATCTGGAGTTGTCACTTACTATTTGAGAGAATCAGGAGTGATTCCATATTTGGAACAGTTGGGTTTCGATGTTGTCGGCTATGGTTGTATGACTTGTATTGGTAATTCTGGGCCATTGGATGATAATGTTGTCAACACAATCGAAAAGAACGGTTTGGTGTGTTGTGGTGTTCTGTCAGGTAACAGAAACTTTGAGGGACGTATTCACCCAAACACCAGAGCCAACTATTTGGCAAGTCCATTGTTGGTTATTGCATATGCAATTGCTGGACGTGTTGATATTGACTTTGAAACTGAGCCAATCGGAGTGAATGCTAAGGGAGAGAAAGTATTCCTTCGTGAAATTTGGCCAACaagaaatgaaattcaaaagGTCGAGAATACACATGTTATTCCAGCTATGTTCCAAGAAGTTTACAGTAAGATCGAAATGGGTTCTGAAGATTGGCAGAAATTAGAAGTATCCGATGGTCAGCTGTATCCTTGGAGTGGAGAATCAACATACATTAAGAGACCACCATTCTTTGATGGAATGACACGTCAATTGCCAGAAATTAAATCCTTGAAGAATGCtcgttgtttgttgtttttgggAGATTCTGTTACTACTGATCACATATCTCCAGCTGGTTCGATTGCTAGAAACAGTCCTGCTGCTAGATATCTATCTGAACGTGGTCTGACTCCAAGAGACTTTAATTCATATGGATCACGACGTGGAAACGATGCTATAATGGCACGAGGAACATTTGCAAACATTCGATTGGTTAACAAATTGGTTACCAAGACTGGTCCCAGAACATTACACATCCCCAGTCACGAAGAAATGGATGTTTTTGATTGTGCTGAAag gTACAAAGAAGAAGGTACTTCATTGATTGCAGTTGTTGGAAAGGAATACGGCAGTGGGTCGAGTAGGGATTGGGCTGCAAAGGGTCCTTTCCTTTTGGGTATTAAAGCTGTTATTGCTGAATCATTCGAACGTATTCATCGATCAAATTTGGTTGGTATGGGAATTATTCCATTGCAATTCTTACCTGGACAAAGTGCAGAAAGCTTGAACTTGAATGGACGAGAGGTGTATAATATTAGTCTGCCAGAGAACATCAAGCCCTTGCAGAAAATCGAAGTTGAG GCCGATGGAAGAATATTCGAAGCTATTGTTCGCTTTGACACAGAGGTTGACATTacctatttcaaaaacggtGGCATCCTCAACTATATGATTAGGAAAATGTTGGATTAA
- the LOC129913530 gene encoding solute carrier family 25 member 44, with translation MKPEIMASNTYIKTIEWDMMDKKKFFPLSMLSSFSVRCCLFPLTVIKTQLQVQHRSDVYKGMIDCAFKIYKSEGVPGLYRGFWISSVQIVSGVFYISTYEGVRHILNDFGAGHRMKSLIGGGCASLVGQTIIVPFDVISQHAMVLGMGMGGKSHMNPLGINTGPNRSRLNISLDIAKEIVRRDGFKGFYRGYTASLMAYVPNSALWWVFYHMYQEELCRVCPPYVSHLLIQCVAGSLGGFTTTIITNPLDIIRARLQVQRLDSMKVAFRDLWAEERMNVFFKGLSARLVQSAAFSFSIILGYETIKRIAIDEQYKHLIRW, from the exons ATGAAACCCGAAATAATGGCCAGTAATACTTACATCAAAACCATCGAGTGGGACATGATGGACAAGAAGAAATTCTTTCCTCTGTCCATGTTAAGCTCGTTCTCGGTGCGTTGTTGTCTCTTCCCTCTGACAGTGATCAAAACACAACTCCAAGTGCAGCACAGAAGCGATGTCTACAAAGGCATGATCGATTGTGCTTTCAAAATATACAAATCCGAAGGTGTTCCAGGATTGTATCGAGGCTTTTGGATATCCTCGGTGCAAATTGTATCGGGGGTATTCTATATAAGCACGTACGAAGGAGTGAGACATATATTGAATGATTTCGGTGCTGGTCATCGAATGAAGTCTCTGATAGGAGGCGGATGCGCCTCGTTGGTCGGCCAGACCATTATAGTGCCATTCGATGTGATATCGCAACATGCAATGGTGCTGGGCATGGGCATGGGTGGCAAGTCGCATATGAATCCCTTAGGAATTAATACTGGACCGAATAGGAGTAGATTAAATATTTCATTAGACATTGCCAAAGAGATTGTGCGGAGGGATGGATTCAAAGGATTCTATCGTGGTTATACGGCCAGTTTGATGGCTTATGTACCAAATTCAGCTTTATGGTGGGTTTTCTATCACATGTATCAAG AGGAATTGTGTCGAGTTTGTCCACCTTATGTGTCGCATCTATTAATTCAATGTGTAGCTGGTAGTTTAGGAGGTTTTACAACAACTATTATTACAAATCCTTTGGATATTATTCGAGCGCGATTACAG GTGCAGCGATTAGATTCAATGAAAGTCGCCTTCCGAGACCTTTGGGCTGAAGAGAGAATGAATGTATTCTTCAAAGGACTATCTGCCCGTCTAGTCCAATCAGCAGCCTTCTCGTTTAGTATAATCCTCGGTTATGAAACAATCAAGCGAATAGCCATAGACGAACAGTACAAACATCTCATACGTTggtaa